The stretch of DNA ATATTAGATCCATAAAAGTTGTTAAAAAATTAGGGTTTGAAAAGGAAGGTTTATCAAGGAAATATTTGAAAATCAATAATAAATGGGAAGACCATTTTCATTATGTTTTACTTAATGATGAATTGGAATAATATACAAATTAGTATAAAATAAAAAGTTGTTAACCCTGATTATTCATATAACTTTTTAATTTTCTATGAATAATCTGGGTTTAATATACAGGAGGGATTTTGTTGGTAAAAGTAGTATCAGTTAGTTTTGGAGAAGTTGCTTTAAAAGGGAAAAATAGATCATATTTTGTAAATAAATTAATAAAGCATTTAAAAAGAGTAATTAGAAACTTTGATAATACAAATGTATATCAAGATAGAAGTAAAATTTTTATTGAAGCTGAAGAAGAAGATATAGATGAAATTGCTAATATTGTTAAGAAAGTTTTTGGTATAGTACTTATAAGCAAATGTTATAAAATAGATAAAGATATGGATTTATTAAGAGAATGTGCTGTAAAAGTAATGGAAGAAGAAAGTGAAAAAAGAGAGATAAAGACTTTTAAAGTTGATGCAAAAAGAGGAGATAAAAAATTTCATCTAAATTCCATGGAAATAGAAAGAGATTTAGGTGGGGTTATACTTAAAAATGTAAATGATATTTCAGTTGATGTACATAATCCAGACATATATGTTTATGTAGAAGTTAGAGATTTTTGTTATGTTTATACTGAAAAAATAAAAGCATACGGAGGACTTCCAGTAGGTACAAATGGTAAAGGAATCCTATTGTTATCAGGTGGTATAGATAGCCCTGTAGCAGGTTTTATGATGAGTAAAAGAGGAATTAAAATAGATTGTGTTCATTATCATAGTTATCCTTTTACAAGTGAAAGAGCTGAAGAAAAGGTTATGTCATTAGCTAAAATAATGGCACAATATTGTGGAGATATGAGAATTCACAGTGTTAACATATTAAACATTCAAAAGAGTATAAATGAAAATTGTCCTCAAAGTCAAATGACAATAATTTCAAGAAGATTTATGATGAGGATAGCAGAGAAAATAGCTTTAGAAAATGACCACGATGCATTGATTACTGGGGAAAGCTTAGGCCAAGTTGCTAGTCAGACCATAAAAGGATTAAATGCAACTAATGCTTCTGTAACACTACCTGTTTTTAGGCCGCTTATTGGAATGGATAAAACAGACATAATAGAGATAGCACAAGATATAAAAACTTTTGAAACGTCTATATTACCATATGAAGATTGTTGTTCAGTTTTTTCACCAAAGCATCCAGTAACCAGACCAAAGCTTGAAGCAATAGAAAAATCTGAGTCCAATTTAAATATTGATGAACTAATAAAAGAAGCTATAGATAATAAAACAGTTAGAACTATAAAATATTAAACCTTTATAATTCATGTATCTTTGAATAGTGTGCTGTATAATTTTGAATTTTGAGCAGAGAACCTAAATATAAAATTAGGGTGTCCGAGCTTATAGCTTTTATAATTAGAAGGAACTTTATTCATAAATTTCTTATTAGTTCTTTCCTAAAAGTAAATGAATTCACAAGAAATCATAGATTTCTGTCTCTACTCATGAATAAGCTATTCACGAAAATCACAGCTTTTAGCTCCTGTTCAAAATTAAGATTTGAGTTCACTGCTCATGATTTTCATGAATAATATGGCTAAGTATTTTTAAGACAAAATATTGTTTCAAATTCATATTGCAGACGAAAAAGGGGATTAGTATGCCAAAAATAGTTGATTACGAAAAGAGAAAAAGTTATATTGCACAAGAAGCCGTTCATGTTTTTATAGAAAAAGGATTTCACAAAACTAAATTATTAGATATAGCTAAAAAGTGTGGAATGGGGAGAACGACACTATATCAATATTTTAAAAATAAAGATGATATATTTAAATATGTAGTAGATAACGAAAGAAATGCCATAATACATAAATTTGACAAAATAAAAGAAGATAACACCATAAATTCCATTGATAAAATAAAAAAAATTATACAAGAAGTAGTATCTAATGATTTTATTAGTGATATTATTATTATATTTGTTGAACTTTGGTTACTAGTAAAAAGAGAAAATAAATTTGAAAACAATATTTTGTTAGAAAATGCTATGAAAATTAGAAGTATGTTTAAAGATTTGCTAAATATGGCTATGAATGATGGGGAAATAAAAGAAATTGATCCTCAGATGATGTCTTATACTATTTTTTCTTTTGTAGAAGCAATGGCAATTGAGAGATATATTGATAAAGATGTGACATTAGAACAAAAGATAGAAGCTGTTAATGTATTAATTGATGGTTTAAAAAAATAATAGTACAATACCTTTATAATATCATTGATTTATCAAGGGGATTTTAAAATAGCTAATTCACTGAGTTATTCGAATATATTATACAATAAGTACGATTTTAACTGTAAAAATTTTGAGTATCTTGAATTTCGTTGTTTTGAAAACCCCCTAAAAATCAATGTATTTTTACGATATTTTGGCTTTACTAAAGCATTTTGTATCATTGTTATATTCTATGTTTTTTTATATATAAAAACATAGAAAAAAATGATTGACGACTAATATAAAGGATTGTATAATATTTATGGATTGAAGTTTAGTAATTGTAAACATTATATTTAATATAATAACTATGCTTAGGATATTTGAATAAAATATTTTGATTTAGATGTATTCCCGCGAAAAAATTTATATAAAAAAATCTTATATACAAAGCTTTTTCTATGCTTGAAAAATTTAATTAAACTATAGTTTATAAGATGGTAATAAAGAATTGTTTTGCAAATTAATGAGGTGGATAATATGAATATTGGTAAAAAGATTAAAAGGCTAAGAATAAAGCATGGATTAACTCAAGAGGAATTAGCAGATCGAAGTGAACTATCAAAAGGATTTATATCTCAAGTCGAGAGAGATCTTACATCACCGTCTATCGCGACTTTAGTAGATATATTAGAAAGTCTAGGGACTAATTTACAAGATTTTTTTAATGAAAGACAAGAAGAAAAAATAGTGTTTACTAAAAATGATTATTTTGTAAAGATGGATGAAGACTTAAATTATGAAATACAATGGATAGTACCAAATGCGCAAAAGAACATTATGGAGCCAATTCTATTTGAACTAAAAGAAAATGGGAGATCGAATATAGATTATCCTCATGAGGGAGAAGAATTTGGATATGTTATGTATGGAAGTGTGTTTGTTCATTTAGGTAGTGAAAAATACAAGGTTAAAAAGGGAGAATGCTTTTATTTTAAAGCTGATAAAGACCATTATATATCAAATGCATGTAAAACGAAGGCTAAAGTATTATGGATTAATACACCGCCAAATTTCTAATATAGGAGGTGAAAGGTTTGAAAAAAGAAATAATCAAACTGGTTAACATTAATAAAGAATACGATGGAGAGAGAATTTTAGATAATTTGAATTTGAGTATAAAAGAAAATGAATTTCTTACTTTATTGGGTCCAAGTGGTTGTGGTAAAACAACTACACTAAGGATAATAGCAGGTTTTGAACAACCAACTTGTGGAGAAATTCTATTTGAAGGCAGTAATATAAATAATGTTAAACCATATAAAAGATCTATCAATACGGTTTTTCAAAAATACGCATTATTTCCTCACATGAATATATTTGAAAATATTGCTTTTGGATTAAGAATAAAAAAGATTTCAGAAAAAATTATTAGAAATAAAGTTGAAGCTATGTTAAGGTTAGTAAATTTAAAGGGTTATGAAAAAAGAAGTATTGATTCATTGAGTGGAGGTCAACAGCAGCGAATAGCAATAGCTAGGGCTTTAGTAAATCAACCCAAAGTATTGTTATTGGATGAACCTTTGGGAGCATTGGATTTAAAGCTTAGAAAAGAAATGCAGATAGAGCTTAAAAACATGCAAAAAAAACTTGGAATTACTTTTATATATGTTACTCATGATCAAGAAGAGGCATTAACTATGTCTGATACAGTGATAGTTATGAATAATGGTGTTATCCAACAAAAAGGATCGCCCGTTGATATATATAATGAACCACAAAACAGATTTGTTGCTAAGTTTATAGGTGAAAGTAATATTGTAAAAGCAACAATGCTTGAAGATTATAGAGTAAAGTTTGCAGGAAATATTTTTAAATGTATTGATGAAGGTTTTGAAAAAAATGAAGAGGTTGATGTAGTTATTAGGCCGGAGGATATAAAATTTGTACCTGAATCAGAAGAAATGTTTTCAGGAATCGTCAATAACGTAATATTTAAAGGAGTTCATTATGAAATATTACTGATAGATCATGTGGGTAGGCAGTGGATGATACATAGTACTCAATCAAAGACAAAAGGCAGTAAATTAAGCTTAAGTGTTGAGCCTCAGGACATTCATGTTATGAAGAGGGTGATGGCGTGAACAAGAAATGGATAGCGTATCCTTATGTTTTATGGAGTTTAATATTTATAGTAGTACCATTATTGTTGATAATAGTTTTTAGTATAACTTATGGAAATAAACAAAACATTGTAGATTTAAAACCTACGCTTACAAACTTCATGAAATTTTTTGATCCGATTTATATAAAAGTATTATACAGGTCATTAAAATTGGCAGTTTTAACAACAATAATCTGCTTAATATTAGGGTATCCTATGGCTTTTATTCTTGCAGGTTTAGAACCTAAAAAACAACGTATTTTATCATTGTTATTTTTATTACCAATGTGGATGAATTTTTTATTGAGAACATATGCTTGGTTAACTATTTTAAATAGAGAAGGAATTATTAATAGTATTATAAAAATGATGGGTTTTGAGCCCATGAATAATCTATTGTATAATAGTGGTGCTGTAATGATGGGGATGGTATATAATTTTTTGCCTTTTATGGTATTGCCAATATATACAGTACTAAATAAAATGGATAATAATATAATTGAAGCAGCACAGGATTTAGGTGCTGATAGATTAACAGTTTTTAGAAAAATCATATTTCCTTTAAGTTTACCGGGAATTATCTCGGGCATAACTATGGTTTTTATGCCTGCTGTTAGTACTTTTGTTATATCTAGACTTTTAGGTGGAGGACAATATATGCTGATAGGTAATCTTATTGAACGTCAGTTTATGAAAGTAGGAGATTGGCATTTTGGCAGTGCTATATCTATGATAATGATGATTATAGTGTTCATTTCTATGGCTATATTGAATAAATATGATAAAGATAATGATGGAGGAAATATTTTATGGTAGATAAGGTTTTGAGTAAATTAAGAATTGTTTATACAATATTGATATTTATATTTTTATATGCACCTATTATAGTATTAATAGTATTTTCATTTAATGACTCAAAATCTAGAGCTTCATGGGATGGGTTTACATTGAAATGGTATGTAAGTCTTTTTAAGGATAGGCATATTATGAAAGCTTTATACTATACTTTAACAATAGCAATACTATCATCTATAATAGCTACCATAGTTGGTACATTTGCAGCATTAGGAATTCATAACATGAAACCTATAAAAAAGAAGATTATTTTAGGCATTAATAATGTTCCAGTTGTAAATCCAGATTTGATAACAGGTATATCACTTATGGCTTTGTTTATATTTTTAAAGATTCCTTTAGGTTTTGTTACAATGCTTATAGCTCATGTAACATTCAACATACCTTATGTTATA from Abyssisolibacter fermentans encodes:
- the thiI gene encoding tRNA uracil 4-sulfurtransferase ThiI, with the protein product MVKVVSVSFGEVALKGKNRSYFVNKLIKHLKRVIRNFDNTNVYQDRSKIFIEAEEEDIDEIANIVKKVFGIVLISKCYKIDKDMDLLRECAVKVMEEESEKREIKTFKVDAKRGDKKFHLNSMEIERDLGGVILKNVNDISVDVHNPDIYVYVEVRDFCYVYTEKIKAYGGLPVGTNGKGILLLSGGIDSPVAGFMMSKRGIKIDCVHYHSYPFTSERAEEKVMSLAKIMAQYCGDMRIHSVNILNIQKSINENCPQSQMTIISRRFMMRIAEKIALENDHDALITGESLGQVASQTIKGLNATNASVTLPVFRPLIGMDKTDIIEIAQDIKTFETSILPYEDCCSVFSPKHPVTRPKLEAIEKSESNLNIDELIKEAIDNKTVRTIKY
- a CDS encoding TetR/AcrR family transcriptional regulator: MPKIVDYEKRKSYIAQEAVHVFIEKGFHKTKLLDIAKKCGMGRTTLYQYFKNKDDIFKYVVDNERNAIIHKFDKIKEDNTINSIDKIKKIIQEVVSNDFISDIIIIFVELWLLVKRENKFENNILLENAMKIRSMFKDLLNMAMNDGEIKEIDPQMMSYTIFSFVEAMAIERYIDKDVTLEQKIEAVNVLIDGLKK
- a CDS encoding helix-turn-helix domain-containing protein, whose product is MNIGKKIKRLRIKHGLTQEELADRSELSKGFISQVERDLTSPSIATLVDILESLGTNLQDFFNERQEEKIVFTKNDYFVKMDEDLNYEIQWIVPNAQKNIMEPILFELKENGRSNIDYPHEGEEFGYVMYGSVFVHLGSEKYKVKKGECFYFKADKDHYISNACKTKAKVLWINTPPNF
- the potA gene encoding spermidine/putrescine ABC transporter ATP-binding protein: MKKEIIKLVNINKEYDGERILDNLNLSIKENEFLTLLGPSGCGKTTTLRIIAGFEQPTCGEILFEGSNINNVKPYKRSINTVFQKYALFPHMNIFENIAFGLRIKKISEKIIRNKVEAMLRLVNLKGYEKRSIDSLSGGQQQRIAIARALVNQPKVLLLDEPLGALDLKLRKEMQIELKNMQKKLGITFIYVTHDQEEALTMSDTVIVMNNGVIQQKGSPVDIYNEPQNRFVAKFIGESNIVKATMLEDYRVKFAGNIFKCIDEGFEKNEEVDVVIRPEDIKFVPESEEMFSGIVNNVIFKGVHYEILLIDHVGRQWMIHSTQSKTKGSKLSLSVEPQDIHVMKRVMA
- a CDS encoding ABC transporter permease; translation: MNKKWIAYPYVLWSLIFIVVPLLLIIVFSITYGNKQNIVDLKPTLTNFMKFFDPIYIKVLYRSLKLAVLTTIICLILGYPMAFILAGLEPKKQRILSLLFLLPMWMNFLLRTYAWLTILNREGIINSIIKMMGFEPMNNLLYNSGAVMMGMVYNFLPFMVLPIYTVLNKMDNNIIEAAQDLGADRLTVFRKIIFPLSLPGIISGITMVFMPAVSTFVISRLLGGGQYMLIGNLIERQFMKVGDWHFGSAISMIMMIIVFISMAILNKYDKDNDGGNILW
- a CDS encoding ABC transporter permease is translated as MVDKVLSKLRIVYTILIFIFLYAPIIVLIVFSFNDSKSRASWDGFTLKWYVSLFKDRHIMKALYYTLTIAILSSIIATIVGTFAALGIHNMKPIKKKIILGINNVPVVNPDLITGISLMALFIFLKIPLGFVTMLIAHVTFNIPYVILAVLPKLRQIPKEIMEAALDLGATPMYAIRKVLIPQIMPGIVTGLLMAFTLSIDDFVISFFTTGHGVTNLSITIYSMARRGIKPEINALSTLLFLSVLILLLIINFRSSKDEKRREVL